In a single window of the Methylococcus sp. Mc7 genome:
- the fchA gene encoding methenyltetrahydrofolate cyclohydrolase, with product MIQDQPIQQFLDELASKSATPGGGSAAAIMGAMGAALVGMVCNLTVGKKNYEAVEAEMADVLARADALRAQSMDLIRADIEAFDRVMAAYALPRETEEDKAARGKAVQEALKAATEVPLVCARLCADIIELSEIAAQKGNRNLISDAGVAVMAAHAALKSAALNVYVNAKGVKDEAFARERVDRLETLLKEGEAKAVAVFETVKANL from the coding sequence ATGATCCAGGACCAGCCCATCCAGCAGTTTCTCGACGAACTCGCCAGCAAGTCGGCGACGCCCGGTGGCGGCAGCGCGGCGGCCATCATGGGTGCGATGGGCGCGGCACTGGTCGGCATGGTGTGCAATCTGACCGTGGGCAAGAAGAACTACGAGGCCGTCGAAGCCGAGATGGCCGACGTCCTGGCGCGGGCAGACGCTTTGCGGGCGCAATCCATGGACCTGATCCGGGCGGACATCGAAGCGTTCGACCGCGTCATGGCGGCCTACGCGCTGCCTCGCGAAACCGAGGAAGACAAAGCCGCACGCGGCAAAGCCGTCCAGGAAGCGCTGAAGGCCGCGACCGAGGTCCCCTTGGTCTGCGCCCGGCTTTGCGCGGATATCATCGAACTGAGTGAAATTGCCGCCCAAAAAGGCAACCGCAACCTCATCAGCGACGCCGGCGTGGCCGTCATGGCCGCCCATGCCGCCCTCAAAAGCGCGGCGCTGAACGTCTACGTCAACGCCAAGGGTGTGAAGGACGAGGCTTTCGCCCGGGAACGGGTGGACCGGCTCGAAACCCTACTGAAGGAAGGCGAGGCCAAGGCCGTTGCCGTTTTCGAAACGGTCAAAGCCAATCTTTAG
- a CDS encoding type II toxin-antitoxin system RelE/ParE family toxin produces the protein MLTTVTELPEYIRRANDLLGEADRKAVIDYLAAHPRAGDVMEGTGGIRKLRWGRGNRGKSGGVRVIYYYHDERLPLFLLTVFGKNEQANLTKAERDSLAKLVDVLVTTALEKKR, from the coding sequence ATGCTTACCACGGTTACAGAACTGCCGGAGTACATTCGACGTGCGAACGATCTCCTGGGTGAGGCTGATCGTAAGGCCGTGATCGACTACTTGGCCGCTCATCCCCGCGCCGGGGATGTGATGGAGGGCACGGGAGGAATCCGTAAGCTGCGATGGGGACGGGGCAACCGGGGCAAGAGCGGCGGGGTGCGGGTGATTTATTACTACCACGATGAACGGCTGCCGCTGTTCTTGCTGACGGTGTTCGGTAAGAACGAACAGGCGAACCTTACGAAAGCGGAGCGGGACAGCCTCGCGAAGCTGGTAGACGTGCTGGTGACAACGGCATTGGAGAAGAAACGATGA
- a CDS encoding DNA-binding transcriptional regulator: MSKAFESIAQGLKEAIALTEGQPVPAKMHRPDEVNVAELRHSLGLTQMEFAAKLRISVGTLRHWERGDRKPHGPALTLLHVVAKEPGAVLRALG, from the coding sequence ATGAGCAAGGCATTTGAAAGTATCGCGCAGGGGTTGAAGGAGGCTATTGCGCTGACGGAGGGACAACCGGTTCCGGCGAAGATGCATCGCCCGGATGAGGTGAACGTGGCGGAGCTGCGCCATAGCTTGGGTCTGACGCAGATGGAGTTCGCTGCAAAGCTGCGAATCAGTGTCGGGACACTTCGGCATTGGGAGCGGGGAGACCGTAAGCCTCACGGTCCGGCTTTGACTTTGCTCCATGTGGTGGCGAAGGAGCCGGGAGCGGTGTTGCGGGCTTTGGGTTGA
- a CDS encoding helix-turn-helix transcriptional regulator encodes MPCPRSTCGLKRCCGKPLSAAKAGGMRLSRGRESPDLHLLVVPLSARSRLAAPWQMPLALLLVSDPTTRRMPPDRFLRLLFGLSPTEVRLAEALVAGLSPGEYAADAGVSMNTVRTQIRSMFEKTRTRRQADLVKLLTSLPAIRLDGEIL; translated from the coding sequence ATGCCGTGCCCGAGATCAACGTGCGGCTTGAAACGTTGTTGCGGGAAGCCGTTGTCGGCGGCAAAGGCGGGGGGGATGCGTCTTTCGCGTGGCAGGGAGAGCCCGGACCTGCATCTGCTGGTGGTACCGCTGTCGGCACGTTCGCGCCTGGCCGCGCCCTGGCAGATGCCGCTGGCCCTTCTACTGGTGTCCGACCCGACGACCCGGCGAATGCCGCCGGACCGCTTCTTGCGCCTCCTGTTCGGACTGAGTCCAACGGAGGTGCGGCTCGCGGAGGCGCTGGTAGCGGGGCTGAGTCCAGGGGAGTATGCGGCAGATGCCGGCGTTTCAATGAATACGGTGCGCACCCAGATTCGGTCCATGTTCGAGAAGACACGCACCCGTCGCCAAGCCGACCTGGTGAAGCTGCTGACATCGCTTCCGGCGATCCGGTTGGACGGTGAGATTTTGTAA
- a CDS encoding class I SAM-dependent methyltransferase: protein MANVNIDTFLDDAHTLISQGEIKDGIATVFKGLFAKRMAMPPEDWRKFVAAEALTHPVKEAVHSCPFTRHSFTKPRGYAGDAGLIDLIYHGISARNIELDGIAEKIAEFTLNAPAARAVRYRRELLARYIDETAAKENEPLILSIAAGHLREIELSRAALNGRIGRLYAIDQDKESVALIQREYGRYNVSASVGSVRQILNGKIKFNGLSLVYAAGLFDYLPDNIAQRLIEHMFSFLKPGGRMLVANFLPQIPDIGYMESYMDWHLIFRSSDELLRLFDSLPQNKVDRFITTFDPDKNIAFVEAIKNRNNEAPVRATVVQHHAAEAT, encoded by the coding sequence ATGGCTAACGTCAATATCGACACGTTCTTGGATGACGCTCACACGCTCATTTCTCAAGGCGAAATCAAGGACGGCATTGCTACGGTGTTCAAGGGATTGTTCGCGAAACGCATGGCGATGCCTCCCGAAGACTGGCGCAAGTTCGTCGCCGCAGAAGCGCTCACCCACCCGGTCAAGGAGGCCGTGCACTCTTGCCCGTTCACCCGGCATTCCTTCACCAAACCCAGAGGGTATGCGGGCGATGCTGGATTGATCGACCTCATTTACCACGGGATCAGTGCGCGAAACATCGAGCTCGACGGAATAGCCGAAAAAATCGCTGAATTCACGCTGAACGCCCCAGCCGCCCGAGCGGTGCGTTACCGGCGCGAGTTACTCGCCCGTTACATCGATGAAACAGCCGCCAAAGAAAACGAGCCCTTGATCCTTTCCATAGCCGCAGGACATCTGCGTGAGATCGAATTGAGTCGAGCGGCGTTGAACGGACGGATCGGCCGTCTCTATGCGATCGACCAGGACAAGGAAAGCGTCGCCCTCATTCAGCGCGAATACGGTCGTTACAACGTGTCCGCTTCGGTTGGCTCCGTCCGTCAAATTCTCAATGGAAAGATCAAATTCAACGGATTGTCGCTCGTCTACGCTGCCGGGTTATTCGACTATTTGCCCGACAATATCGCTCAGCGACTCATCGAGCACATGTTCAGCTTCTTGAAGCCAGGCGGCCGGATGCTTGTGGCGAATTTCCTGCCCCAAATACCGGATATAGGCTACATGGAGAGCTACATGGATTGGCACTTGATCTTTCGTAGCAGCGACGAGCTATTGCGACTCTTTGACTCGCTGCCCCAGAACAAAGTGGATCGTTTCATCACAACGTTCGACCCCGACAAAAATATCGCTTTTGTCGAGGCGATCAAAAATCGCAACAACGAAGCTCCTGTTCGTGCAACCGTAGTCCAGCACCACGCTGCGGAGGCCACTTAA
- the dnaQ gene encoding DNA polymerase III subunit epsilon, with product MRQIVLDTETTGLDPKAGHRIIEIGCVELLNRRITQNRFHVYINPEREIDAGAIEVHGLTNEFLASKPVFRSIADDFLNFIGGAELIIHNAAFDVGFLDHELALLGENRGRIADYCGVCDTLAMARKNHPGQRNSLDALCKRYNVDNSRRELHGALLDAEILADVYLAMTGGQIAMLLEADGESGGVLGPGGADGRLERLAVNPSAGFGHAHPEPLGANSVERLAVGGVEREQAAPRVVDTSRPPLRVIRSTPEEAEAHAARLEAIAKASSGNCLWSRSSS from the coding sequence ATGCGCCAAATCGTACTGGACACCGAAACCACCGGCCTCGATCCCAAGGCCGGCCACCGCATCATCGAAATCGGCTGCGTGGAACTGCTCAACCGGCGGATCACCCAGAACCGCTTCCACGTCTACATCAACCCCGAGCGGGAGATCGACGCCGGCGCGATCGAGGTGCACGGCCTGACCAACGAATTCCTGGCCAGCAAGCCCGTGTTCAGGAGCATCGCGGACGATTTCCTGAACTTCATCGGCGGCGCCGAACTCATCATCCACAACGCCGCCTTCGACGTCGGCTTCCTCGACCACGAACTCGCGCTTCTGGGTGAAAACCGTGGCCGGATCGCCGACTACTGCGGCGTCTGCGACACCCTGGCGATGGCGCGCAAGAACCATCCCGGCCAGCGCAACAGCCTGGACGCCCTGTGCAAGCGCTACAACGTCGACAACAGCCGCCGGGAACTGCACGGCGCCTTGCTGGACGCCGAAATCCTCGCCGACGTCTACCTGGCGATGACCGGCGGACAAATCGCCATGCTACTGGAGGCCGACGGCGAATCCGGCGGGGTTCTAGGCCCGGGCGGGGCCGACGGGCGGCTCGAACGGCTTGCCGTGAACCCCTCGGCGGGTTTCGGCCACGCTCACCCCGAGCCGCTCGGGGCAAACTCCGTCGAACGGCTCGCCGTGGGCGGAGTCGAACGGGAGCAGGCGGCGCCGAGAGTGGTCGACACCAGCCGCCCGCCGCTGCGGGTCATCCGCAGCACGCCCGAAGAGGCCGAAGCCCACGCCGCCCGCCTGGAAGCCATCGCCAAGGCGAGCTCCGGCAACTGCCTGTGGTCCCGCAGCAGCAGCTAG
- the rnhA gene encoding ribonuclease HI encodes MSEAERIVYAYTDGACRGNPGPGGWGVLLRYGSKTREIYGGERETTNNRMELMAAIQALETLTRPCTVKIVTDSQYVKKGITEWVAQWEKRGWKTAGRTPVKNVDLWQRLIQAEQRHQVSWGWIKGHSGHPENEAADRLANRGIDELLAVSGAERLQSNKISA; translated from the coding sequence GTGAGCGAAGCCGAACGGATCGTATACGCCTACACCGATGGCGCCTGCCGCGGCAATCCCGGCCCCGGCGGCTGGGGCGTGCTGCTGCGCTACGGCAGCAAAACCCGGGAGATCTACGGCGGTGAGCGCGAGACCACCAACAATCGCATGGAACTGATGGCCGCCATCCAGGCGCTGGAAACGCTGACCCGTCCCTGCACCGTGAAAATCGTCACCGACTCGCAGTACGTGAAGAAAGGCATCACCGAATGGGTCGCGCAGTGGGAGAAGCGCGGCTGGAAAACCGCGGGGCGCACCCCAGTCAAGAACGTCGACCTGTGGCAGCGGCTGATCCAGGCGGAGCAGCGCCACCAAGTGAGCTGGGGCTGGATCAAGGGCCATTCCGGCCACCCCGAAAACGAGGCTGCGGACCGCCTCGCCAACCGCGGCATCGACGAACTGCTTGCGGTGAGCGGAGCCGAACGGCTGCAATCGAACAAAATCTCCGCCTGA
- a CDS encoding APC family permease: MQSPDTGAPELKRALGWASAGAIMAGSVIGTAIFLVPSTIAREVDSVGWTFFVWVFGGLLSLAGALSYAELGAAFPEAGGEYAFLRRAYGPLWGFLFGWQQVVIGKTGSIAAIATGFAIFLGFFVDGLQEEWLRLPWGEGGWGVTGLQLAAMTAVASFSLINCFGVGRGGAVQSFLTVLKVAAIVALAVLVFGAGKGSWDHFRPAPESPAWAGRGVGAFAAALAAVLWAYDGWNNLTLVGSEIRDPERTIPKVFLLGLLGVMGVYLLANFAYFYALPLEAVKRSERVAQDVAQIVFGDWGGAAITAAAVVSTLAALNGSILSGARVSYAMARDGLFFGPLARLNQAYRAPVNALIVQALFACFLILLFGQDRAGFDRLFNYAVFGLWAFYGITALAVIVLRRKSPEVARPYHVAGYPWVPLIFGAVAGLFCLSMIFKNPAETGIGLAFLLLGIPFYLYWRSNGEAEACRERGRTE, encoded by the coding sequence ATGCAGTCGCCGGATACGGGCGCGCCGGAGCTGAAGCGCGCCCTGGGCTGGGCCAGCGCGGGCGCCATCATGGCGGGTTCGGTGATCGGCACCGCCATCTTCCTCGTTCCTTCGACCATCGCCCGCGAAGTCGACTCGGTGGGTTGGACGTTTTTCGTCTGGGTTTTCGGTGGCCTGCTGTCGCTGGCCGGAGCGCTCAGTTATGCGGAATTGGGCGCGGCCTTTCCCGAGGCCGGCGGGGAGTACGCCTTTCTCCGCCGTGCCTATGGCCCCCTGTGGGGCTTCCTGTTCGGATGGCAGCAGGTCGTCATCGGAAAGACCGGCTCCATCGCCGCCATCGCGACCGGCTTCGCCATATTCCTCGGCTTTTTCGTCGACGGCTTGCAGGAGGAATGGCTGCGCCTGCCGTGGGGAGAGGGCGGCTGGGGAGTGACGGGGCTACAGCTCGCCGCGATGACGGCGGTCGCGTCGTTCTCCCTGATCAACTGTTTCGGCGTCGGCCGGGGCGGCGCGGTGCAGAGCTTCCTGACCGTCCTGAAGGTGGCGGCCATCGTGGCTTTGGCCGTGTTGGTATTCGGCGCCGGCAAGGGTTCCTGGGACCATTTCCGGCCCGCTCCGGAAAGCCCGGCCTGGGCCGGACGAGGCGTGGGCGCCTTCGCCGCCGCGCTGGCCGCGGTGCTTTGGGCTTACGACGGCTGGAACAACCTGACCCTGGTGGGCTCGGAAATCCGCGATCCGGAGCGCACCATCCCGAAGGTGTTCCTGTTGGGGCTGTTGGGCGTGATGGGGGTTTATCTGCTGGCCAATTTCGCCTATTTCTACGCCCTGCCGCTGGAGGCGGTGAAACGCTCGGAGCGGGTGGCGCAGGACGTGGCGCAGATCGTCTTCGGCGACTGGGGGGGCGCAGCGATCACCGCCGCCGCCGTGGTGTCGACCCTGGCGGCGCTCAACGGCTCGATCCTGTCGGGCGCCCGGGTATCCTATGCGATGGCGCGGGACGGGCTGTTCTTCGGCCCGCTGGCGCGGCTGAATCAGGCCTATCGCGCCCCGGTCAACGCCCTGATCGTCCAGGCGCTGTTCGCCTGCTTCCTGATCCTCCTTTTCGGTCAGGACCGGGCCGGTTTCGACCGGCTGTTCAACTACGCGGTCTTCGGGCTCTGGGCGTTCTACGGCATCACCGCACTCGCCGTCATCGTGCTGCGGCGGAAGTCGCCGGAGGTGGCGCGGCCTTACCACGTGGCGGGCTATCCCTGGGTGCCGCTGATTTTCGGCGCGGTCGCCGGCTTGTTCTGTCTCAGCATGATCTTCAAGAATCCAGCGGAAACCGGTATCGGCCTGGCCTTCCTGCTGCTGGGCATCCCCTTCTATCTCTATTGGCGCTCCAACGGCGAGGCCGAGGCTTGCCGTGAGCGGGGTCGAACGGAATGA
- a CDS encoding DUF2272 domain-containing protein: MNRLNQGNRQWRAGRRSLRFCALAFCLAIAGCGGAKKAPTQPVPLAEPVASAEKFAAREPTLSVIKRRILALANSEWEFFGSQRVIYDGGQESIPHVGYWEDEDDAHIQRVSRYWQAVNKPGLSGLNCSQPWSAAFVSWVMEMAGVPESQFPPASAHWVYLSQIIRKSDGPYASFVPHSIKEYSPHPGDVICASRERYGLPSVTRPLETYMLEDTKLHCDIVVERNGGSVDAIGGNVRNSVSRSTVALNKDGMLVPTRQRPWFLVLENRL, from the coding sequence ATGAATCGCTTGAATCAGGGAAATCGTCAATGGCGCGCCGGTCGGCGAAGCCTGCGCTTTTGCGCTTTGGCTTTTTGCCTCGCCATCGCCGGCTGCGGCGGCGCGAAGAAGGCGCCGACGCAGCCCGTGCCGTTGGCCGAGCCGGTCGCCTCGGCTGAAAAGTTTGCCGCCAGGGAACCGACGCTGTCGGTGATCAAGCGCCGGATACTGGCGCTTGCCAACTCCGAGTGGGAGTTCTTCGGCTCCCAGCGCGTCATCTACGACGGCGGCCAGGAAAGCATTCCGCATGTGGGCTATTGGGAGGACGAGGACGACGCCCATATCCAGCGCGTCAGCCGCTACTGGCAGGCGGTGAACAAGCCGGGGCTGTCCGGACTCAACTGTTCCCAGCCCTGGTCCGCCGCCTTCGTGAGCTGGGTGATGGAAATGGCCGGCGTGCCGGAAAGCCAGTTTCCCCCGGCCAGCGCCCACTGGGTCTATCTGAGCCAGATCATCCGCAAGTCCGATGGACCGTATGCCTCCTTCGTTCCCCACTCGATCAAGGAATACAGCCCCCATCCCGGCGACGTCATCTGCGCCAGCCGGGAGCGCTACGGCCTGCCCAGCGTGACCCGGCCGCTGGAAACCTACATGCTGGAAGATACCAAGCTGCATTGCGACATCGTGGTCGAACGCAACGGCGGCAGCGTGGATGCGATCGGCGGCAACGTCCGCAACTCGGTGTCGCGCAGCACGGTCGCGCTGAACAAGGACGGCATGCTCGTCCCCACGCGGCAGCGTCCGTGGTTTCTGGTCCTGGAAAACCGGTTGTGA
- a CDS encoding bacteriohemerythrin yields MALMTWTAAEFGTNVGFADDQHKTIFDMVNKLHDTAATGNRAEIGKQLDALIDYVVMHFQAEETEMQKKGYADFEAHKAEHVKLVGVCADLQKKFHAGEAEVNQDTTRFVRDWLVNHIPKVDKLYGPCLSA; encoded by the coding sequence ATGGCATTAATGACCTGGACCGCAGCAGAGTTCGGCACCAACGTGGGCTTTGCCGACGACCAGCACAAGACGATTTTCGACATGGTCAACAAGCTGCACGATACCGCCGCCACGGGCAATCGCGCCGAAATCGGCAAGCAACTGGACGCGCTGATCGATTACGTCGTCATGCATTTCCAGGCGGAAGAAACCGAAATGCAGAAGAAAGGCTACGCCGACTTCGAGGCTCACAAAGCAGAACATGTGAAGCTCGTCGGCGTCTGCGCCGATCTGCAGAAGAAGTTCCACGCCGGTGAGGCCGAGGTGAACCAGGACACCACGCGCTTCGTCCGGGATTGGCTGGTCAATCATATCCCCAAAGTCGACAAACTCTACGGACCCTGCCTGAGCGCATAA
- a CDS encoding DUF4239 domain-containing protein — translation MTILSIILITALAGLASMGIHGLIQRRVDHRKLRNHNDVAAAVYTNFGVLFSLILGILVGQGEERLGDLSSATVHEAAILMDLVNVAEAYNDKVGHAVHAAAVGYANAVIEQEWPLLAEHQGGRIKRAPLERLWRVSNAIDPAEPRGQALYDTTVSMLENLAEARYERISAANDDLSDLLRFVLWVGAAFTIAFLWFFGAENQRVQLMLTGIVTSMLSLVLILVLSMNSPLLGDLGARPEPFVKLLQDLSSPS, via the coding sequence ATGACCATCCTCAGCATCATTCTGATCACTGCCCTAGCCGGGCTGGCGAGTATGGGCATCCACGGCCTCATCCAACGGCGGGTGGACCACCGCAAGCTGCGCAACCACAACGATGTGGCGGCGGCCGTGTACACCAATTTCGGCGTGCTGTTCAGCCTGATCCTGGGCATCCTGGTCGGCCAGGGAGAAGAGCGGCTGGGCGATCTTTCCTCCGCCACCGTGCATGAGGCCGCCATCCTCATGGACCTCGTCAATGTGGCGGAAGCCTACAACGACAAGGTCGGGCATGCCGTCCACGCCGCCGCGGTGGGCTACGCGAACGCCGTCATCGAACAGGAATGGCCGTTGCTGGCCGAACATCAGGGTGGACGGATCAAGCGCGCGCCGCTGGAACGGTTGTGGCGGGTCAGCAATGCGATCGATCCGGCCGAGCCGCGCGGCCAGGCGCTCTACGATACGACCGTCTCGATGCTGGAAAATCTGGCCGAAGCCCGCTACGAACGGATTTCCGCCGCGAACGACGATCTGAGCGACCTGCTCCGGTTCGTGCTGTGGGTGGGCGCCGCTTTCACCATCGCCTTCCTCTGGTTCTTCGGCGCCGAAAACCAGAGGGTCCAGCTCATGCTCACCGGCATCGTGACCAGCATGCTGTCATTGGTCCTGATCCTGGTGTTGTCCATGAATAGTCCCCTGTTGGGCGATCTCGGCGCGCGGCCCGAACCGTTCGTCAAGCTGCTGCAGGATTTGTCCTCGCCGTCCTGA
- a CDS encoding acylphosphatase, translating into MKRVHVHVAGRVQGVWYRASAARKAAELGLTGWVRNLPDGRVELVAEGDAETVDALLAWCRRGPPLARVAGLDVREMAVTGEFVEFAVLRDE; encoded by the coding sequence ATGAAACGGGTCCACGTCCATGTCGCGGGACGGGTGCAAGGGGTCTGGTACCGGGCGTCGGCGGCCAGGAAGGCTGCGGAACTGGGCCTGACCGGCTGGGTGCGCAACCTTCCGGACGGACGGGTGGAGCTGGTCGCCGAGGGCGACGCGGAAACGGTCGATGCCCTGCTGGCCTGGTGCCGGCGCGGTCCGCCCCTGGCGCGGGTGGCCGGGCTCGACGTCCGGGAAATGGCGGTCACCGGCGAGTTCGTAGAGTTCGCCGTGTTGCGTGACGAATGA
- the rlmKL gene encoding bifunctional 23S rRNA (guanine(2069)-N(7))-methyltransferase RlmK/23S rRNA (guanine(2445)-N(2))-methyltransferase RlmL, protein MPTSRDFFATAPKGLEPLLARELDGLGAESVKETRAGVEFRGTLETAYRACLGSRLANRILMPLDRFAAATPEALYEGVRRIDWARHFEPEATLAVDFSSRRSAITHTLFGAQKVKDAIADQFLERCGRRPSVRLEQPDIRINLHLEADQAVISLDLSGDSLHRRGYRTEAGPAPLKENLAAAVLIRAGWPEAAARGGGLIDPMCGSGTLLIEGALLAADIAPGLFREYFGFLAWKGHDLELWQRLLDQARERGDAGLASLPPILGYDMDRRAIHLALNNIDRAGLRGRIHVERKAAADARPKGAAGLVVVNPPYGERLGDVESLIPVYREFGETLQRHFQGWKAALLTGNFELAFQIGIRAGRYYTLYNGALECRLFLFDIAPERFFTPRSGAPETEGQKKLRQIMEKAGRGAIPAEQAEMFANRLRKNQRNLGSWARKSGVSCYRLYDADLPEFAVAVDLYQGEKLWVHVQEYEAPASVDPAKAEARLAGAVAMIPEVLQVPREQIFLKVRRRQKGEAQYVKQDQTAHFQVVEEGGWRFWVNFEDYLDTGLFLDHRITRGLIQQAARGRHFLNLFAYTGTATVYAAGGGAASTTTVDMSHTYLDWAGRNLALNGFGERDHLRIQADCLDWLDQAVTRGRRYGLIFLDPPTFSNSKRMAGSFDIQRDQGPLLEKAVSLLEPGGILIFSTNCRRFKLDEAALAGCVVEDISRLTLPKDFERNPKIHLCWRILAPAGRR, encoded by the coding sequence ATGCCAACATCCCGAGATTTTTTTGCCACGGCCCCCAAGGGTCTGGAACCCTTGCTCGCCCGCGAACTGGACGGCCTGGGGGCCGAATCCGTCAAGGAAACCCGCGCCGGGGTCGAATTCCGCGGCACGCTCGAAACGGCTTATCGCGCCTGTCTGGGGTCGCGGCTGGCCAACCGGATACTGATGCCCCTGGACCGCTTCGCCGCGGCGACGCCCGAGGCGCTGTACGAAGGCGTGCGGCGCATCGACTGGGCCCGGCACTTCGAGCCCGAGGCCACCCTTGCCGTCGACTTTTCTTCCCGCCGCTCGGCCATCACCCATACCTTGTTCGGCGCCCAGAAGGTCAAGGACGCGATCGCCGACCAGTTCCTCGAACGCTGCGGACGGCGGCCCTCGGTGCGGCTCGAACAGCCGGACATCCGCATCAACCTGCATCTGGAGGCCGACCAGGCCGTCATCAGCCTGGACCTCTCGGGCGACAGTCTCCATCGGCGAGGCTATCGCACCGAAGCCGGGCCGGCGCCGCTCAAGGAGAACCTGGCGGCGGCGGTCCTGATCCGCGCCGGCTGGCCGGAGGCCGCGGCGCGGGGTGGCGGTCTGATCGATCCCATGTGCGGTTCCGGTACCCTGTTGATCGAAGGCGCGCTGCTCGCGGCGGACATCGCTCCCGGTCTGTTCCGCGAGTATTTCGGCTTTCTCGCCTGGAAGGGGCATGACCTCGAGCTATGGCAGCGACTGTTGGATCAAGCCCGTGAGCGGGGCGATGCCGGGCTGGCCAGCCTCCCGCCCATCCTCGGCTACGACATGGACCGCCGCGCCATCCATTTGGCGCTCAACAACATCGACAGGGCGGGCCTGCGCGGCAGGATCCACGTCGAACGCAAGGCCGCCGCCGATGCGCGCCCGAAAGGGGCGGCGGGGCTGGTCGTGGTCAATCCGCCTTACGGCGAACGGCTGGGCGACGTCGAGAGCCTGATCCCGGTCTACCGCGAATTCGGCGAAACCTTGCAGCGGCATTTCCAAGGCTGGAAAGCCGCCCTGCTGACCGGCAATTTCGAACTGGCTTTCCAGATCGGGATACGGGCGGGGCGTTACTACACCCTCTACAACGGCGCGCTGGAGTGCCGGCTGTTCCTGTTCGACATCGCGCCCGAACGGTTCTTCACACCCCGCTCGGGCGCTCCGGAGACCGAAGGCCAGAAGAAGCTGCGGCAGATCATGGAAAAAGCCGGGCGCGGTGCCATCCCTGCGGAACAGGCCGAAATGTTCGCCAACCGCCTGCGCAAGAATCAGCGCAACCTGGGAAGCTGGGCGCGCAAGAGCGGGGTGAGCTGCTACCGGCTGTACGACGCCGACCTGCCCGAGTTCGCAGTGGCGGTGGACCTCTACCAGGGCGAGAAACTCTGGGTCCACGTGCAGGAATACGAAGCGCCTGCCAGCGTCGATCCGGCGAAGGCGGAAGCACGCCTGGCCGGGGCGGTCGCCATGATCCCGGAGGTGCTGCAAGTGCCGCGCGAGCAGATTTTCCTCAAGGTGCGGCGGCGTCAGAAGGGCGAGGCGCAGTACGTCAAGCAGGACCAGACCGCGCATTTCCAGGTGGTGGAGGAGGGCGGCTGGCGCTTCTGGGTCAACTTCGAGGACTACCTGGACACCGGCTTGTTCCTCGATCACCGCATCACCCGCGGCCTGATCCAGCAGGCGGCGCGCGGCCGGCATTTCCTCAACCTGTTCGCCTACACCGGCACGGCGACGGTGTACGCGGCCGGCGGCGGCGCGGCCTCGACCACCACGGTCGACATGTCGCACACCTATCTCGACTGGGCGGGCCGCAACCTGGCGCTGAACGGCTTCGGTGAACGAGACCATCTGCGCATCCAGGCCGATTGCCTGGACTGGCTGGATCAGGCGGTCACTCGCGGCCGCCGTTACGGCCTGATTTTCCTCGACCCGCCGACGTTCTCGAATTCCAAGCGGATGGCAGGCAGTTTCGACATCCAGCGCGACCAGGGGCCGCTGCTCGAGAAAGCCGTGTCTCTGCTCGAGCCCGGCGGCATCCTGATCTTTTCCACCAACTGCCGCAGGTTCAAACTGGACGAAGCGGCGCTGGCAGGCTGTGTGGTCGAGGACATCAGCCGCCTCACCTTGCCGAAGGACTTCGAGCGCAACCCCAAAATCCATCTGTGCTGGCGCATCCTCGCGCCGGCTGGCCGGCGTTGA